The genomic DNA TGTATGAAGGGTAACTAAACTTAGAATGTTTAGAGTAAACCTCAGTTTTTGCGATAGTAGTTGCAGCCATTAAGTCAGAAGCATAGCTCCATAGAAGATAGTATTGGTTCTTGTATACTCTTCTTAAAAACAAGTCTGCTTCAGTCAAATACCTTAATCCATTATTCATATCCACAGGATTCGAATACTCTGCCGGTAAATTTTCATCAAGCCATGCTAAAATGTAATCTGGATCTTCATCTACTTTTCTGAGTTCTTCTATTGCGGATTTCAATGTTAATTTTCTAGAGAGGATCTGGACCATCGCATTGTAAATATTCTCTTCTCGATCTCTGATTCCTATAACTGCCAGATCCGAATTAGTTACCTCTCTCCTTCCAATTGCCAGGATCTGCAGGTCATTTATGGAACCTCTCATATCTCCACTATTTTTCTCTATGATGGTCTTTAAGATTTCATCAGATATTTTCACATTTTCTAATCTGCATATACTTCTCAAAACTCTTATAATGCTATTCATAGTCATAGCTTTAAATCTTATCTCTATGGACATGTTTCTGAGTGCAGACCCATAATTTCCTTGATAAAGTTTGTATGAATCGTTTACGGTCAGAATTATAGGTTGCTTGGAGAGAGTTATCGTCTTTACAATTGCTTTTTTACCTCCGTAATCGCCATAATCTCTTTTATCTTTATCATTTTTGTCACTTTCCACTTTTTTTTCATAGAGGTTATCAGCTTCATCCAGTAAGATAAGTTTTCTTTTACCCTGTTTACTAGATATGAACTCTCCATCCTCTGTAAATGTTTCACATTCAGCACCAGATTTTACTACACTGTATATTACCTCTTCATTTCTTGCGTCAGAAGCATTTAATTCTACAAGATCCCAATTTAGATCATGTGCCAGAGCGTGCGCAACGGTAGTCTTACCTACGCCAGGCTTACCTACAAGTATCAAACATTTCTTCTTTGGAATGTTATTTATCCACTCATTTGCCCAGCTCTTAATCTCAGAAATCGTACTCTGCATATCTGCAATCTCACTAAGAGACTTAGGTCTGTATTTTTCAGTCCATAATATAGGATCCATACAAAAAGAATATTGAGTATTGTCTAATATATTTTTTGTCTAACCAAACGTATGCGCAAGTATTTTCTATAAAGGATAATTTTTATAGACAAGATCACATAGCAAGCGTTCCTACAAGATCAAAAATCTTGCTGGAGTCTCCCGAGTTGTCAGGAGAAACTAATCCGGGAATTGCATCATTGGAAACTATAGTATTGATTCCTCTTGCAACTACATATCCACTGTTTGGATTTCCCAGAGCTTTGCCTACAGTTCCAATAAAACTAGGCATTGATATTGCGACAACTAATATCCCAAGTGAAAATACCGGGTCTGATAAATAATTAAGAAAGATTAAAGGTATTCCAATAAGAAATATTTCAAAAGTTCTCTCTAAAAACGTAATCCAGACTTTCTTCCCAAAATTTTCAGTAGGTTTGAAAATCAGCAATAATGAAGCAATGGGCAATAACGTAATTGTCACAAGAATCCAGATTATTCTTATAATTAAAATGACTACTAATATAAATATCAATGCAAAAAGTGCTAGATTAAACAAAAAGATAACTAACCCATTAGCTTTTAAAAACTGGTACCATTGAGTGTTTAGAAGCGGCCAGCCACCCAAATTCCATATCCCTACGAGGTTCGGATGAGGCAAGATGCTACCTCCTGGAATCTGAGAAGGAGTAAAATCCATATAGTATATAAACTTATAAAATGCACCACTTACCATCATAATTAGGTCTGCAAAATATACAGAACTGTATGCTAAAACTATTCCTAAAAACATCTTTGGCAGAATATGACCTATATCTTCTTTTTTGTAAATTTGAAATTTTAATAAATATTCTAATGCTCCTAAGATTATTATTATACTCATAATAGGTACTACGATATAATTTAGAAATATTATGTTGAGATTTACAGCAACATCCATTAAGTTTTGAGAGTATATAGCATAGATATTTGCCTCTAAATTGTTTGATAAAAAAGCAGAAGGTACCCATCCTAATGCAGGAATAGCACCAGTACCAGTAAGTAATTGAGGAAAATTCACAGATGGATTTAAAAATGGAAAGGTAATAGTACTCCATTCAAATGTTAATGCACCTTTCAATGCAACGTTATACATTGAATAAAGTGCCATCATTATTTCATTAACTATTATTGATATTATATCCAATCGTCTCTACCTCCAACTATTACAATAACCACCAATACTAGCAAGAGTATGATAAATAAAAAATATAGAAATGAGTAGTTTTCAGGGGTTTGATACGTTTTCAATATAAAAGTAACAGTAACATTTTGTGTAAATAGATTGGAAGAATTGTATATAACTACCAGTTCACCTATCTGCTTTTGTAATTTGAAAGATACATAGTAATATCCTGGACCTTTTGATAGATTTAATTTGTAGATATTTAGATTATTGTTAACAGAATACTCAACGTTCAAGGTCTTGTTTACATCTACACCTTGTAGGTTAGAAATATTCTGAATAGTAATATTTACAATAGCACCATTTTTAAAAACTTTAATTAAAGGTACAATTTTCTTGACATTAAGAAATTCATACTCTGTCTTTAAATGATCTAGTTCACTAATTTTTATAACTTGCTTGTTAAGATCTATATAATATGATGAACCGTTAATTTGATTCCCAAACAAATCATAAATTTTTACCTCTCCACAAGCGTCTGTTTTTAATTTAATAAAGTTTTCTGAACCATTGTAATAATAAAGATCAAACATGTTCCTAAAATTTTTCAGGATCTGATTGCTCTGCACCAACATATATTCAGCCGTTTTGTAAGGTTCATAAAAGTCATATAAATATAATATATCAAGTGCAAAGATAAGGCTATTGTTTACAAATATAGGTCCTATAGGATCATCAAAATATGGATATGTATAGTTTGGAGCACATATCGGATTTTTGAATCCATTAATATTTATATAATTACCTGAAATATTAATGTTTTGAGAGTTGTTTATGCTATCAGATCCAAATCCTATATCTTTGAGTGTTGAGTTTTCAGATATGAATATAGTGCTATTAATTCCTATTAAATCCATAATTTGCAGTTTCGGAGCATGATATATTTGAAAATAATAGGCATCAGTAAGGTTTTCGGCACTGACAAAAATAGTGAAATCTGTTATGCTATCATTTAATGAAATTTGGAATAGTGGATTAGTTTGTGTGATATTTAATATGCTTTCGGAATCAGGGATATTGATACTATTAAATAAAGATAGGCTATTAATATAGAATTCTGGCAATAGATCACCTCTGTAAATTGATATTTTGTAAGCTGATGCGGAAGGATAGGCTAAGATTTTTGCACTAAAGTTCGGCAATATGTATGAGTAATTATATGAGGTGATAGTATTAGAAAATATGGCATTAATCCAGTGATCTGGAGTTCCTATAGAGCCTATGGGAGGATCACTTAATAATTCTGAGCCATTTTCAAAGTTCCAATTATTGATCTCGCTTAGCATATCTGGGAAAAAATTAAAATTTGGAAAATCGAGGTATGCTAATGAAAAAGGATTGAAAGAAGATAAAAAAGAGTCAGTGCCCATATACAGCAATGGTTCATCGTTAATAGAGAGAGGTACAGTATAGTTATAATCTAGATTCTTAAATATTATAGTATTAAAAATAGGTTGCTGATCAAAAGTAAATCTGAACTTAAGTAGATTCCATCCAAAATCAGTATAGTTTGAGCAGATATACATCTTATTAGCAATGTATCCTTCTCCAATCACTTTTGTAAGGTTTATACTGATATTATACACTAATTTTTGAGAATTCAGAGAAAAGTCAAAGCTGTAGTTTTTGAAAGCAGTATTATTGTATGCTACTATATATGCTTCTCCGTTTATGTTTTGATATTTATAATCTAAAAATGATAAAAATGAAGATAATAATGAACTATTTGCAGGATTTAATAAATAAAATAGGTCGGATATAGAAATTTGCGGAGAATAATAAAAACTTAAATTTATAGATGTACCGCCAGTAATGTAGATTCCATCTATTTTTGTAGTAGCTGTATTCTCTGCATTTACTATGTTAATGTGCATTATGCAAATTAACATCATTGCAATCGCAACTGCTAAAATCTTACCCCTCATTGAGAAAAGAGAATGGTTTTTTTAATATTAATCTTTCGCCTTGATTTTTGGTAAACCTTATATAGAGATAAGATATCTAAACGTTGGCAAAGAGCTCGAGAGTGGCTTACGTTGGTTTGTAAATCAATGAGGAAAGTCCCTCCTCCTAGAGCAACCAATCCTATACAAATAGGAATCTTGAGAAAGATGGTAAAGGTACAGAAACGCCACAGCTTTCGAGGTTAGTGTGATTTCAGGTGTGGATGACGTTCTCGAAAGAATTGTTGAAACGAACTTCCTTGGTGGAGCAAGCCAAACAGCTTTGATGATTTGCTCTGAGAAAAGCGGGTTGGCGCATTAGTCGAATGCCACTTGAAACAGAAGAGGGCTTACTACGAGCACTTTGCTATTTCACATATAAATAGACAGCCCCGAGCAGATTCGAACTGCTGTCGATGGGTCCAGAGCCCATTATGCTTGGCCGCTACACCACGGGGCTATATATGAGATAAAAGATTTTCACTATATAACTCTTTATGTTATGGACAACAGAGGCGTATTAAAAAACTTTGATATCTATAATTTGGATATTCAGAGATTATTGAATATTTTTAAAGAAAAATCAGGAGTTTAGGGCGACTAATAATTCTTCGATCTAAAGATTGGAGATACACGAAATTCCCAAAATAGAAGATTTTATAGATATATAAGTAATGATCAAAACTGCCAAAGTAATGTTTTATCATAACGAAAGACAAAAAATTATTGAAAAACATTTTAGTGATTGCAAGCATGTTTACAAATATTTTCTAACAGAGAGATAAATACTATATTACAAGATATCTTGAGCAGATATGCAAATCTGGGAAAACATTTATATACAGTGAAATAATAATAGATTAACACAGATTTTTAATAAAGGGTGTTTAATATGAATGGAGAATTAAAAACAGGAACCACTACAGTGGGTATTGTAACAAAAGATGGTGTTGTCCTTGGGACTGAACACAGAGCTACTATGGATACTTTCATTGCACATAAAAATGCACAGAAACTGTACATGATAGAGCGTAATTTGGGTCTTACAACTGCTGGGTCGGTGGGGGATCTGCAAAATTTAACAAGGTATCTAAAAGCAGAAATTGAGCTATATCATTTGAAAAACAAGACACTTATGTCAGTACAGGGTGCTGCAACTTTATTGTCAAACTGGTTAAATCAGAGTAGATTTTATCCATACTGGGTAAGCTTGATATTGGGTGGTTATGATAATAAAGGGTACCATGTTTTTGGTATAGACCTTGCTGGTGGAGCCATAGAGGATAAGTTTGTATCTACAGGATCCGGCTCGATGTTTGTATATGGTGTACTAGAAGATAATTTTACAGAAGACACGTCTCTTGACGATGCTGTAAATTTAGCAATTAGGGGAATAAGTGCAGCAATGAAGCGCGATTCTGCATCTGGAGATGGGCCGGCAATAGCTACAATAACTCAAACTGCAGGGTTTGTGCAATTTGATGATGATGAAATTAAACGGAGGATGAAAAAATTAAAACTGATTTAAAAAATTTTTTTTAAATTATTACTTTAATTTTTTAAAAAACTAAAAGAAAGGTGTAGATTTTATTATGGCTGAGTGGGAAGATATTTTAAAACAGACGAGAAACGCAGTAGAAGATAATGCACAAGGGGTATCTATAACATCTATAGATTTTGAAGGATCTGTTATAGTAGTATATACTAAAGATATAGATTATTTTTCCAGCAATCCCGAGACGGTCAAGAAAATAGCGCAGACTATTCGAAGGAGGGTTTCTATAAGACCAGATCCTTCTCTGTTAATGCCTGAAGAAGAAGCTAGAGCTGAAATACTAAAAATAGTGCCCGAAGATGGTGGTATAGTTAACATATTTTTTGATCAAGAAAACAGTGAAGCAATCATAGAAGCAGATGCGCCGGGAATAGTGATAGGCAAAGATGGATACTTGCTCAACGAAATTAAAAAAAGAGTGCATTGGTCTCCGAAAGTAGTTAGAGCACCACCTATTCCTTCTCTAACAGTGCGAGAGATCCGCGAATATTTAAAAATAGTGAAAGATGAAAGAAAGCAATTTTTAAAAGATTTAGGTATCAAATTAAATTCTCCACCGTTAAGTGGTGAGAACTGGGTACGTATTTTAGCTCTTGGCGGTTTTAGAGAAGTAGGTAGAAGCTCAAGTCTAATAATGACCAGAAATA from Thermoplasmata archaeon includes the following:
- the psmB gene encoding archaeal proteasome endopeptidase complex subunit beta, with protein sequence MNGELKTGTTTVGIVTKDGVVLGTEHRATMDTFIAHKNAQKLYMIERNLGLTTAGSVGDLQNLTRYLKAEIELYHLKNKTLMSVQGAATLLSNWLNQSRFYPYWVSLILGGYDNKGYHVFGIDLAGGAIEDKFVSTGSGSMFVYGVLEDNFTEDTSLDDAVNLAIRGISAAMKRDSASGDGPAIATITQTAGFVQFDDDEIKRRMKKLKLI
- a CDS encoding replication factor C large subunit, producing the protein MDPILWTEKYRPKSLSEIADMQSTISEIKSWANEWINNIPKKKCLILVGKPGVGKTTVAHALAHDLNWDLVELNASDARNEEVIYSVVKSGAECETFTEDGEFISSKQGKRKLILLDEADNLYEKKVESDKNDKDKRDYGDYGGKKAIVKTITLSKQPIILTVNDSYKLYQGNYGSALRNMSIEIRFKAMTMNSIIRVLRSICRLENVKISDEILKTIIEKNSGDMRGSINDLQILAIGRREVTNSDLAVIGIRDREENIYNAMVQILSRKLTLKSAIEELRKVDEDPDYILAWLDENLPAEYSNPVDMNNGLRYLTEADLFLRRVYKNQYYLLWSYASDLMAATTIAKTEVYSKHSKFSYPSYIKELGRTKNLRKANNKLLQKIGYYMHISTDKVSNELSNFKVIFQKDLEFQSHVIETLKLSDDEISFLNE